Proteins encoded in a region of the Zea mays cultivar B73 chromosome 2, Zm-B73-REFERENCE-NAM-5.0, whole genome shotgun sequence genome:
- the LOC103645990 gene encoding uncharacterized protein: MRLSTEHQSHCLHFTCSNSSSSTPLHPFPATVNICGLLVLARAGEQSSSAMREEMDLGDIVLSWSVQEITNDDLYKTKVERIPFSFGSLDDYLRSYMTPLIEETRSCLNSCLELIAEAPSSKILSFKVAGKSGLHSMDVDFWDNGAGFSTETYTARNGDIFVLSNMKPEAADDFNRYGLTYCLAMVTEVSMNDEYQKGFKVKVSNSTGLEGDFSKLVHATFLDNIMANMRIWKALCFDSSMNNNFTIIKSLLAPRNMGEDVCSVCAKKDDCLMSSAELPPVNLNQSQLDAIESIISAVRCRHLNLTKLIWGPPGTGKTKTVSALLWALACLKCRTLTCTPTNVAVVGVCTRFLQNLKEFSKQIDICGLPLSLGDVLLLGNRDNMDISEEIQEVFLDYRVDELTECFSLLSGWRHIIVSMISFFEECGSRYDMLLECDGGSDSVCFLDFLKKQFDVAAKAVKKCMMTLWVHLPKKCFSHENVSNISMVLRLLEKINAFLCDGDLTDESAKRGFDFRSTENSIYEPISYIEKELGDARSLCLKLLKDLQSSLNLPVGVNRNWIQNYCMRNATLIFCTASSSYRLHNAEIAPLDMLIVDEAAQVKECELVIPLRLCWLKHVVLVGDDCQLRPLVRSQVCKEAGFGISLFERLVILNFEKHLLNIQYRMSPCISLFPNAKFYDKKILDGPNVHSSYNKDCTGLLFGSYAFINITDGREQKEGAGNSWQNLVEVAVVMHLIRTIFKSWRKRDQGISIGVVSPYSSQVAAIKDRLGKKYDTSDNFHVRVKSIDGFQGEEDDIIILSTVRSNERGNVGFLADIQRTNVALTRARHCLWILGNANTLYKSGTVWTDLVSDAQRRKCISNATTDPELCKLILHVKNELDELDDLLCSSSAVFSNTRWKVVLSDNFRRSFMKLKSPLLKKEVLQKLVKLGGGWRIPIKNLDVTDAFQLAKAYRIRDLYLVWSIDLEKNERYFQMIRVWDLLSQQHVARTVQHLENLFSMYTDEYLDHCRSVQTEGKLEFPIVWDAEHDIVRYKKDCKVDDQVDHDHLDFSCALENTKVSESFLLMKFYSLSSGVAHHLLTATDGTEIEIPFELTDEEEAIIRFPLTSFILGRSGTGKTTVLTMKLYQIEQHSFIASQGIELEVDLSVVDPKDRLAMDTRKGESFVKQVLITVSPKLCSAIKNHICRLKRFCSGDVSDQPNPLHMYDVIDDPEEFTDVPDNFSDLQHEHYPLTITYRKFLMMLDGTMKSSFFDMFYGDFNPSIERGHSKTRAMQAFIESKEVTFEKFAAFYWPHFNGELTKKLDASTVFTEIISHIKGGYRANMPCSGKLERLDYVMLSDKRFSSLNSKMREKIYDVFLDYESMKRTAREFDLSDFVNSLHRSLVSEGYNGALVDFIYIDEVQDLTMSQIALLKYVCRNFKEGFVFAGDTAQTIARGVDFRFEDVRSLFYTSFISESEACNQVIKHGNHAHLTDMFQLSQNFRTHCGVLRMAQSIMSLLYYFFPSCVDKLNPETGLVYGEAPVLLESGNDENAIMTIFGESRGEHADQHGFGAEQVILVRDVATKKQIVNLVGKQALVLTIVECKGLEFQDVLLYNFFSSSPLRNKWRVVYDYMKTRDVTSSSEVISHPGFDRNKHYLLCSELKQLYVAITRTRQRLWICENADDYCQPMFDYWKKLCIVEVRLLDSSLIQAMQTGSSTDDWRLRGTKLFNEGQFEMATMCFEKAGDAYRENWARAAGLLATADRVISTNLERGQANLQKASEIYESIGMHEKAATCYIKLGDYKRAGMIYMEKFGTKRLEDAGDCFAITECWSLAAEVYFRARCYTKCFSCCSKGKALSLGLQFLRQLEKEQCENFSSDFVAVRKTYLESCALHYFKCGDIKHMMPYVKAFNNVDHIRAFLSSRNLLDELLSIEMEMGNFLEAAGIAQRKGDVLLEVNILEKAESFVNATHLLLLYVTANSLWSPHSRGWPPESFEKKEQLLTKVKEMAKKVSEDFFCLACFEADLLSDSHRSLASLTCSLLEGRKCGNMLVELISARYIIDVHLQSQTSRYNLELEPVSDQLCYNMMACDQMSLETLSCIWNQWKLILVKVLAHLNPSEDIKSNDSAAVCEDLCAKLFGLRKDSDNRYVVLNVDSGWLTNTGRSSLEQDGNRCWLHTVHCQSCARTFMVNELSSVGLSVLRKLESIIETSREIASSPYAQWRSIVILYEIAMFLKEFCLANSLRKTVNFCEQKFFELLFRAWGDETAECFSDILDSSPAYGLIVDSVGSYTMAGNQNLTHGHLGRIAMFLLYTAKYGDMLNLTLEQYLNRDAEWAQFFQSLKSFLDTGVGRCSLVQTFKVALEFTTNVKWWIEKDYMSPICYMNLMECLGFFAMSCFMVNGCALCTKSLLVKMLKCRTSKAFLGNCLVSGLGDQDMDLDCMTFSPGVFICQSIRSILTNKHAIQEWIREIAPAIRYVPVLLRLVIMLYLLTLTLQLGDCYEVTDFLAKHRIFEDLPPDFSKKIVPTLKFRNGTVAHFTRVFGDALAAIGDTMVILGLPKGPLISSGLKAYRFSYTDLSDISKVMALLCPEEQKFSMQKDTKAWNDTCGNLSIARIQDNEMVSRIETHLSDESITFWEKFESFQVFMHDQKDSRVIILFLESLLSWLERRDLPENMDVQLFVEIRHICSQFQEKYLRDKKVYLTVEDLYSTWDDGENKLQKIISFLRYEKTSGKESVKRKDKAPAAQFPTHMADEWSGCSDNDEPDTAGMDAVEPAKEEDVTSCSTATATATKRTQNKKGKKKSRKRGGKK; the protein is encoded by the exons ATGCGGCTTTCCACTGAGCATCAGTCGCACTGCCTTCACTTCACTTGCAGCAACTCCTCGAGTTCGACGCCCCTCCATCCCTTCCCTGCTACTGTGAATATATGCGGCCTGCTCGTCCTTGCGCGAGCGGGTGAACAGTCTTCGAGCGCGATGAGGGAGGAGATGGATTTGGGTGACATCGTGCTCTCCTGGTCGGTGCAGGAGATCACGAACGACGACCTCTACAAGACGAAG GTGGAGAGGATCCCTTTCAGCTTTGGTTCTCTTGATGACTACTTGCGATCATATATGACACCTCTGATCGAAGAAACAAGATCATGCCTAAACTCGTGCCTTGAGCTCATTGCAGAAGCACCGTCTTCGAAAATACTTTCCTTTAAAGTTGCAGGGAAATCAGGATTGCATTCTATGGATGTTGACTTTTGGGACAATGGTGCTGGTTTTTCTACCGAGACCTACACCGCTAGGAACGGTGACATATTTGTTTTGTCTAACATGAAGCCTGAAGCTGCAGATGACTTCAACCGCTATGGTTTAACATATTGCTTGGCAATGGTTACTGAAGTTTCTATGAATGATGAATATCAGAAGGGCTTCAAAGTGAAAGTTTCAAATAGTACTGGTTTAGAAGGAGACTTTAGTAAACTTGTGCATGCAACATTTCTTGATAATATAATGGCTAACATGCGTATATGGAAAGCACTTTGCTTTGACTCAAGCATGAATAATAATTTTACAATAATCAAGTCACTTTTAGCCCCCAGAAATATG GGTGAAGATGTCTGTTCTGTCTGTGCTAAAAAGGATGACTGTTTAATGTCTTCTGCAGAGCTACCACCAGTTAATCTAAATCAGTCAcaattggatgccattgaatctaTCATCTCTGCTGTAAGATGTAGACATTTGAACCTCACAAAACTTATATGGGGCCCACCAGGTACTGGAAAGACCAAGACTGTTAGTGCTCTATTGTGGGCTTTGGCTTGTTTGAAATGCCGAACTCTTACATGCACTCCCACAAATGTTGCTGTTGTTGGTGTCTGTACTCGATTCCTTCAAAATTTGAAGGAATTCAGCAAGCAGATTGACATATGTGGTCTACCTCTTTCTCTTGGAGATGTTTTGTTATTAGGGAACAGGGACAATATGGACATTTCTGAGGAGATCCaggaagttttcttggattatcGTGTGGATGAGCTTACAGAGTGCTTTTCATTATTGTCAGGATGGAGGCACATAATTGTTTCAATGATATCATTTTTTGAGGAATGTGGTTCTCGATACGATATGCTTCTTGAATGTGATGGCGGCAGTGATTCTGTATGCTTTTTGGATTTCCTGAAAAAGCAGTTTGATGTTGCAGCAAAAGCTGTAAAGAAATGCATGATGACTTTGTGGGTTCACCTTCCAAAGAAGTGCTTTTCACATGAAAATGTCAGCAATATATCTATGGTGTTACGTTTACTAGAAAAAATTAATGCCTTCTTATGTGATGGAGATTTAACTGATGAGAGTGCGAAAAGGGGATTTGATTTTCGATCAACTGAGAACTCTATTTATGAGCCAATATCTTACATTGAGAAGGAATTAGGTGATGCAAGGTCTCTATGCCTTAAATTGCTGAAAGATCTTCAGAGTTCACTTAATTTACCTGTTGGTGTGAACAGGAATtggattcagaattattgcatgcGTAATGCAACTCTAATTTTCTGTACAGCCTCTAGTTCTTATCGGTTGCATAATGCAGAGATTGCTCCGCTTGATATGTTGATTGTTGATGAAGCTGCTCAAGTGAAAGAATGTGAATTGGTGATTCCACTACGTTTGTGTTGGTTGAAACATGTTGTTTTGGTGGGGGATGACTGCCAGTTGAGGCCACTGGTTAGAAGCCAA GTATGCAAGGAAGCTGGATTTGGAATCAGTCTTTTTGAGAGATTAGTCATACtgaattttgaaaagcatttgctGAATATACAGTATCGCATGAGCCCTTGTATCAGCTTATTTCCAAATGCTAAATTTTATGACAAAAAGATTTTAGATGGTCCCAATGTCCATTCTTCCTACAACAAGGATTGCACTGGCCTTCTTTTTGGTAGCTATGCTTTCATAAATATCACTGACGGGAGGGAACAAAAGGAAGGTGCAGGAAACAGTTGGCAGAACTTGGTTGAAGTTGCTGTTGTTATGCACTTGATCCGAACCATCTTTAAAT CTTGGAGAAAGAGAGACCAAGGGATTAGCATTGGTGTAGTTTCACCTTACAGTTCTCAAGTTGCCGCTATCAAAGATAGACTTGGGAAAAAGTATGATACATCTGACAACTTTCATGTCAGGGTCAAGTCAATTGATGGTTTCCAAGGAGAAGAGGATGACATTATCATACTATCAACAGTTAGATCCAACGAGAGGGGCAATGTTGGATTTCTTGCTGACATCCAACGAACAAATGTTGCTCTTACAAGAGCAAG GCATTGTCTCTGGATTCTTGGGAATGCTAATACACTGTATAAAAGTGGGACAGTCTGGACAGACCTTGTTTCTGATGCGCAGAGACGTAAATGTATTTCCAATGCCACTACTGACCCTGAATTGTGTAAGTTGATTTTGCATGTAAAGAATGAACTTGATGAACTCGATGATCTACTTTGTTCCAGCTCAGCAGTTTTCAGCAATACCAGATGGAAG GTTGTTCTGAGCGACAACTTTAGAAGGTCTTTCATGAAACTAAAATCTCCACTCCTAAAGAAGGAGGTACTCCAAAAGCTTGTTAAACTTGGTGGTGGTTGGCGGATACCAATAAAGAATCTTGATGTGACTGATGCTTTCCAGCTTGCAAAAGCATACAGGATCAGAGATCTGTATCTTGTTTGGAGTATTGATCTAGAAAAAAACGAAAGATACTTCCAGATGATAAGAGTATGGGACCTTTTGTCACAGCAGCATGTCGCTAGAACTGTTCAACATCTGGAAAATCTCTTCTCCATGTATACAGATGAATACCTTGACCACTGCAGAAGTGTGCAGACAGAAGG GAAGCTGGAGTTTCCTATAGTTTGGGATGCTGAACATGATATTGTTCGGTATAAGAAGGACTGCAAAGTTGATGATCAAGTAGATCATGATCACTTGGACTTCTCATGTGCCTTGGAGAACACAAAAGTTAGTGAAAGCTTCTTGCTGATGAAATTTTACTCTTTATCATCTGGTGTAGCACATCATTTGCTGACAGCTACTGATGGGACTGAAATTGAGATCCCCTTTGAACTAACTGATGAAGAGGAGGCGATAATTCGATTTCCACTCACTAGTTTCATTCTTGGGAGGTCAGGCACTGGGAAAACCACTGTTTTGACAATGAAACTGTATCAAATTGAGCAACACTCCTTTATTGCATCTCAAGGGATAGAGTTGGAAGTTGATTTATCTGTGGTTGATCCAAAAGATAGGTTGGCAATGGatacaagaaaaggagaaagtttTGTAAAACAAGTCCTTATCACCGTAAGCCCTAAGCTTTGTTCAGCTATAAAAAATCACATTTGCAGACTTAAAAG GTTTTGCTCTGGTGATGTTTCTGACCAGCCCAACCCTCTTCATATGTATGATGTAATTGACGACCCCGAAGAGTTTACAGATGTACCTGATAATTTTAGTGATCTACAGCATGAGCACTATCCTCTTACAATAACATACCGTAAATTCTTGATGATGCTTGATGGAACAATGAAGAGTTCATTTTTTGATATGTTCTATGGAGATTTCAATCCTAGCATTGAGAGAGGTCATTCCAAAACTCGAGCTATGCAAGCTTTTATTGAATCAAAAGAAGTTACATTTGAGAAGTTTGCTGCTTTCTATTGGCCCCATTTCAATGGAGAACTAACGAAGAAACTTGATGCATCCACTGTCTTCACTGAAATAATTTCTCACATAAAGGGTGGATACAGAGCTAACATGCCGTGCAGTGGCAAGCTTGAAAGGCTTGATTATGTGATGCTCTCTGATAAAAGATTTTCATCTCTAAACAGTAAAATGAGAGAGAAAATTTATGATGTTTTCCTTGATTATGAGAGTATGAAGCGCACTGCTAGGGAATTTGATTTGTCGGATTTTGTCAACAGTCTTCACAGAAGTCTAGTTTCTGAGGGCTACAATGGGGCTTTAGTGGATTTCATTTACATAGACGAGGTGCAGGATCTTACCATGTCACAAATAGCACTTCTCAAGTATGTCTGCAGAAACTTTAAGGAGGGCTTTGTTTTTGCTGGTGACACGGCACAAACTATAGCAAGGGGTGTTGATTTCAGGTTTGAAGATGTTCGCTCACTGTTTTATACCTCATTTATATCAGAAAGTGAAGCATGCAACCAAGTGATTAAACATGGAAATCATGCTCATCTCACGGATATGTTCCAACTAAGTCAGAATTTTCGCACACATTGTGGTGTTCTTCGTATGGCTCAGAGTATAATGAGCCTTCTGTACTACTTTTTCCCATCATGTGTTGACAAGCTTAATCCAGAAACTGGGCTTGTATACGGTGAAGCGCCTGTTCTCTTGGAGTCTGGTAACGATGAGAATGCAATTATGACTATTTTTGGAGAAAGTAGAGGTGAACATGCTGACCAGCATGGTTTTGGTGCTGAGCAAGTCATATTGGTTCGTGATGTTGCAACGAAGAAACAAATTGTTAACCTCGTTGGTAAACAAGCTCTTGTCTTGACTATTGTCGAATGCAAGGGCCTTGAATTCCAG GACGTGCTACTCTACAACTTTTTTAGTTCATCGCCATTACGGAATAAATGGAGGGTAGTATATGACTACATGAAAACAAGAGATGTTACGTCATCATCTGAAGTTATATCTCATCCTGGTTTCGATAGAAACAAGCATTATCTACTATGTTCAGAACTGAAGCAGCTGTATGTCGCTATCACACGAACTAGGCAAAGACTCTGGATATGTGAAAATGCTGATGACTACTGTCAACCAATGTTTGACTATTGGAAGAAATTGTGCATTGTAGAGGTTAGGCTACTTGATTCCTCACTGATTCAAGCAATGCAGACAGGGAGCAGTACTGATGATTGGAGGTTAAGAGGTACCAAG TTGTTTAATGAGGGGCAATTTGAGATGGCAACAATGTGCTTTGAAAAGGCTGGTGATGCATATAGAGAGAACTGGGCAAGAGCAGCTGGACTACTTGCAACTGCTGACCGTGTCATCTCCACAAATTTAGAAAGGGGCCAAGCTAACTTGCAGAAAGCATCAGAGATTTATGAGTCTATTGGCATGCATGAGAAAGCTGCCACTTGCTACATCAAACTAGGTGACTACAAAAGAGCAG GAATGATATATATGGAAAAATTTGGAACTAAAAGGCTTGAAGATGCTGGAGACTGTTTTGCTATTACTGAATGCTGGTCACTGGCAGCAGAAGTTTACTTCAGAGCTAGGTGTTATACAAAGTGTTTCTCCTGCTGCTCAAAAGGTAAAGCATTGAGTCTGGGCCTTCAATTCCTGCGACAGTTAGAAAAGGAACAGTGTGAGAATTTTAGTTCGGACTTTGTTGCTGTTAGAAAGACATATCTCGAAAGCTGTGCTCTGCATTATTTTAAATGTGGAGACATAAAGCACATGATGCCATATGTCAAGGCTTTCAACAATGTGGATCACATTCGTGCATTCTTGAGTTCTAGGAATCTTTTGGATGAATTGTTGAGTATAGAGATGGAAATGGGTAATTTTCTTGAAGCTGCAGGTATAGCACAGCGTAAAGGTGATGTCTTATTGGAGGTAAACATACTAGAGAAAGCAGAGTCATTTGTAAATGCTACACACCTTCTCCTCCTCTATGTCACAGCGAATTCCTTGTGGTCTCCACACAGTAGAGGATGGCCTCCAGAAAGTTTTGAAAAGAAGGAACAATTGCTTACAAAAGTTAAAGAAATGGCGAAGAAAGTATCTGAAGACTTTTTCTGCCTTGCTTGCTTTGAAGCAGACTTGTTGTCAGATTCCCATAGATCTCTTGCCAGCTTGACCTGTAGCTTGCTTGAGGGTAGAAAATGTGGAAACATGTTAGTTGAACTTATTTCTGCTCGTTACATTATTGATGTTCATCTTCAGTCTCAAACCTCTAGATATAACCTTGAGTTAGAGCCAGTATCTGATCAGCTGTGCTATAATATGATGGCTTGTGATCAGATGTCGTTGGAAACACTGTCCTGTATTTGGAACCAGTGGAAATTGATTTTAGTCAAAGTGCTTGCTCATCTTAATCCTTCTGAGGATATTAAATCTAATGATTCTGCAGCTGTGTGTGAAGACCTTTGTGCTAAATTATTCGGGTTGAGAAAAGACAGTGACAACCGATATGTGGTACTTAATGTGGACTCTGGTTGGCTTACTAACACAGGCAGAAGTTCTTTGGAACAAGATGGCAACAGATGTTGGCTGCATACTGTGCATTGTCAGTCATGTGCTCGGACTTTTATGGTAAATGAGCTTTCTTCTGTTGGCCTTAGTGTCCTTCGTAAGTTGGAATCTATTATTGAAACTTCTAGGGAGATAGCATCATCTCCATATGCCCAGTGGAGAAGTATTGTTATCTTATATGAAATTGCAATGTTTCTAAAAGAGTTCTGTTTGGCAAATTCTTTAAGAAAAACGGTCAATTTCTGTGAACAGAAATTTTTTGAATTACTTTTTCGGGCCTGGGGGGATGAAACAGCAGAGTGCTTTTCCGACATACTTGACTCATCTCCTGCATATGGTTTGATTGTGGATTCTGTTGGCTCATATACTATGGCAGGGAATCAGAATTTGACTCATGGTCATCTTGGAAGAATAGCCATGTTTCTTCTTTACACAGCAAAATATGGTGATATGCTGAATTTAACACTTGAACAATACCTGAATCGTGACGCTGAGTGGGCACAATTTTTTCAATCTTTGAAGAGTTTTCTTGACACTGGTGTTGGAAGATGCTCATTGGTCCAGACCTTTAAAGTGGCTCTTGAATTTACTaccaatgtaaaatggtggattgAGAAGGATTATATGTCTCCAATATGCTATATGAATTTAATGGAATGTCTTGGTTTTTTTGCAATGTCCTGTTTTATGGTTAATGGCTGTGCGCTTTGCACAAAATCTCTGTTGGTTAAGATGCTAAAGTGCCGTACAAGCAAGGCTTTCTTAGGTAATTGCCTGGTTTCTGGTCTGGGTGACCAGGATATGGATCTGGACTGTATGACATTCTCACCAGGGGTATTCATATGCCAGTCAATTAGGTCTATTTTGACAAACAAGCATGCTATTCAAGAGTGGATTCGGGAAATAGCTCCAGCAATTAGATACGTTCCAGTCCTTCTGAGACTAGTAATCATGCTTTATCTGCTGACTTTAACTCTTCAGTTGGGGGACTGCTATGAGGTCACAGATTTTCTTGCTAAGCACAGAATTTTTGAGGATTTACCTCCTGatttctccaagaagattgtaccTACTCTGAAATTTAGAAATGGTAcagtagcacacttcacaagagTATTTGGTGATGCACTTGCTGCAATTGGAGACACCATGGTCATTCTTGGTTTGCCCAAAGGCCCGCTAATTAGCTCAGGCTTAAAAGCTTATAGATTTAGCTATACTGATTTGAGTGATATTAGCAAAGTAATGGCATTACTTTGTCCAGAAGAGCAGAAATTTTCCATGCAAAAAGATACAAAAGCTTGGAATGATACTTGTGGAAATTTGTCTATTGCTAGAATACAAGATAATGAGATGGTCAGTAGAATTGAAACGCATTTGAGTGATGAGAGTATTACCTTTTGGGAGAAGTTTGAGTCGTTTCAAGTCTTTATGCATGACCAG AAGGACTCAAGGGTTATTATTCTATTCCTTGAAAGTCTTCTTTCTTGGCTTGAGCGTCGAGACCTTCCAGAAAATATGGATGTTCAATTATTCGTAGAGATCAGGCACATATGCAGTCAATTTCAAGAGAAGTATCTTAG GGATAAGAAAGTTTATCTAACTGTCGAAGACCTTTACTCGACGTGGGATGATGGGGAGAACAAGCTGCAGAAGATCATCAGTTTCCTGCGGTATGAGAAAACTTCGGGAAAAGAATCTGTCAAAAGGAAGGACAAAGCACCTGCTGCCCAGTTCCCCACGCACATGGCTGATGAATGGAGTGGATGCTCTGATAATGATGAACCTGACACAGCAGGGATGGACGCGGTGGAACCAGCCAAGGAAGAAGATGTAACGTCTTGTTCGACTGCGACTGCAACTGCAACAAAGAGAACGCAgaacaagaagggcaagaagaaatcAAGGAAGCGGGGCGGCAAGAAGTGA